The Asterias amurensis chromosome 21, ASM3211899v1 genome has a segment encoding these proteins:
- the LOC139952892 gene encoding serine/threonine-protein phosphatase 2A catalytic subunit beta isoform has translation MGDKTHAKELDQWIEQLNECKQLQENQVKQLCEKAREILTKESNVQEVRCPVTVCGDVHGQFHDLMELFRIGGKSPDTNYLFMGDYVDRGYYSVETVSLLVSLKVRFPERITILRGNHESRQITQVYGFYDECLRKYGNPNVWKYFTDLFDYLPLTALVDGQIFCLHGGLSPSIDTLDHIRALDRLQEVPHEGPMCDLLWSDPDDRGGWGISPRGAGYTFGQDISENFNHMNGLTLISRAHQLVMEGYNWCHDRNVVTIFSAPNYCYRCGNQAAIMELDDALKYSFLQFDPAPRRGEPHVTRRTPDYFL, from the exons ATGGGCGACAAGACGCATGCAAAGGAGCTGGACCAGTGGATTGAGCAGCTAAACGAATGCAAACAGTTGCAGGAAAATCAAGTCAAACAGCTATGTGAAAAG GCTAGGGAAATCTTAACGAAAGAGTCTAACGTCCAAGAAGTAAGATGTCCAGTGACTGTATGTGGAGACGTCCATGGTCAATTCCATGATCTCATGGAGCTTTTTAGAATCGGAGGGAAATCCCCGGACACAAATTACCTCTTCATGGGCGATTACGTGGATCGTGGTTACTACTCAGTGGAGACAGTGTCGTTACTAGTGTCATTAAAG gTGAGGTTTCCGGAGCGTATCACCATCTTGCGTGGAAATCACGAAAGTCGACAAATTACTCAAGTGTATGGTTTCTATGACGAGTGTCTACGGAAATATGGCAACCCCAACGTTTGGAAATACTTCACCGATCTCTTTGATTACCTTCCCCTTACTGCTCTGGTTGATGGTCag ATATTCTGTCTTCACGGTGGTCtgtcgccctctattgacaCATTGGACCACATCCGAGCACTGGATCGCCTACAGGAAGTTCCTCATGAG GGTCCTATGTGTGACCTCCTCTGGTCTGATCCCGATGATCGTGGTGGCTGGGGCATCTCACCTAGAGGTGCTGGCTACACCTTCGGACAAGACATATCAGAAAATTTCAATCATATGAATGGCTTGACTTTGATATCTAGAGCTCATCAACTGGTCATGGAG GGTTATAACTGGTGTCATGATCGCAACGTAGTCACAATTTTCAGCGCTCCTAACTACTGTTACCGATGCGGGAATCAAGCCGCCATCATGGAGTTAGACGACGCACTAAAATATTCCTT TTTACAGTTCGACCCAGCACCGCGAAGAGGAGAACCCCACGTAACCAGACGTACACCAGACTACttcctgtaa